A portion of the Blastopirellula sediminis genome contains these proteins:
- a CDS encoding glycosyltransferase, translated as MTPAKSSPHASTRIRVALVITELEVGGAERCLANLATRLDRTRFDVAVISLASRPAPGRDVLVRQLEEEGIGVTFLNCDSKWRLPIAVRRLSRLLSAASPHVVHSFLFHANVASSMAMGRRRKSKLIHGLRVAEQGSWRRWLQSHYAKKADLTLVVSRKLKQFARDVLQVRSLVTPNGIDLVEFDEQTTQDIGMKQVDGRKRMIAVGRLDPQKGFDWLLDTLRDFLLGSDDWELQIVGAGPQENALKDQARKLHLIDRVQFLGRRADVPQLLSDADLFLLSSRWEGMPNALIEAMAARLPVVATDVEGVAQLLGPLHAAQLSPAGDAEEFVNRVSVLAADATLRVELGEANRARVESHFTLDKMVKRHAKVYRCAARSLDSVLASPPENR; from the coding sequence GTGACGCCTGCAAAATCTTCACCCCACGCATCAACGCGGATCCGCGTAGCGCTGGTAATCACCGAATTGGAAGTCGGCGGGGCCGAGCGATGCCTGGCCAATTTGGCGACGCGGCTAGATCGGACTCGGTTCGACGTGGCGGTGATTTCGCTGGCCTCGCGACCGGCGCCGGGACGGGACGTCCTGGTTCGACAGTTGGAAGAGGAGGGGATCGGCGTCACCTTTTTAAACTGCGACTCGAAGTGGCGATTGCCGATTGCCGTTCGCCGATTGTCTCGCCTGCTCAGCGCCGCGAGTCCTCACGTCGTCCATAGTTTTTTGTTTCATGCCAACGTTGCGTCCAGTATGGCGATGGGGCGACGACGGAAGAGTAAACTGATTCACGGATTGCGGGTTGCCGAACAAGGCTCATGGCGGCGATGGCTGCAAAGTCACTATGCGAAAAAAGCGGATCTGACGCTGGTCGTCAGTCGCAAGCTGAAGCAGTTCGCACGCGACGTGTTGCAGGTCCGATCGCTCGTCACTCCCAACGGAATCGACCTGGTCGAGTTCGACGAGCAGACGACCCAAGACATCGGCATGAAACAAGTCGACGGACGAAAACGAATGATCGCCGTCGGTCGATTGGATCCGCAAAAGGGGTTCGACTGGCTGCTCGACACGCTCCGCGATTTTCTCTTGGGAAGCGACGATTGGGAGCTGCAAATTGTCGGCGCCGGACCGCAAGAGAATGCGCTGAAGGACCAAGCGAGGAAGCTGCATCTGATCGATCGCGTGCAGTTTTTGGGGCGTCGCGCGGACGTGCCGCAGCTGCTATCGGACGCTGATCTTTTCCTGCTCTCGTCGCGCTGGGAGGGAATGCCCAACGCGCTGATCGAAGCGATGGCGGCTCGCTTGCCGGTCGTCGCAACCGATGTGGAAGGAGTCGCTCAGCTGCTGGGACCGCTGCACGCGGCGCAGCTATCGCCGGCCGGAGACGCGGAAGAGTTCGTCAATCGCGTCAGCGTGCTAGCAGCGGACGCCACTTTGCGCGTCGAGTTGGGTGAAGCGAATCGTGCACGGGTCGAGTCGCATTTTACGCTCGACAAGATGGTGAAGCGGCATGCGAAAGTCTATCGCTGCGCAGCGCGATCGCTTGATAGCGTGCTAGCGTCGCCGCCTGAAAACCGCTGA
- the rsmH gene encoding 16S rRNA (cytosine(1402)-N(4))-methyltransferase RsmH, whose amino-acid sequence MTSTVHVSVLPQEVIEYLDPQPGQIFADGTLGGGGHTRQLAERVGDTGLVIACDRDLAAIERAEQSLRGLPIKVTQRNFSELPSVLKELEIDQIDGLLLDLGLSSDQLADRNRGFSFDSDGPLDLRFDDTEGDTAADLVNLLSEKDLADVIYQNGEERLSRRIAKKICLRRKEKPFLLANDLAELCASCYPARGAKERIHPATRTFQALRIAVNRELSSLESILKTAPDFVRVGGKIAIISFHSLEDRRVKEAFREDPRLEPVTKKPIIPSEEEILRNPRSRSAKLRVARRT is encoded by the coding sequence ATGACTTCGACCGTTCACGTTTCCGTCCTCCCGCAAGAGGTGATCGAATATCTCGATCCGCAACCGGGGCAGATCTTTGCTGACGGAACGCTAGGTGGCGGCGGGCATACGCGGCAACTGGCCGAACGCGTTGGGGACACCGGTTTGGTGATTGCCTGCGATCGCGACCTGGCGGCCATTGAGAGAGCCGAGCAGTCGCTGCGCGGCCTGCCGATCAAAGTGACGCAGCGCAACTTCAGCGAGCTTCCTAGCGTCCTTAAAGAGCTCGAGATCGACCAGATCGACGGGCTGCTGTTGGACCTCGGACTTTCGAGCGATCAGTTGGCCGATCGTAATCGCGGTTTCAGCTTCGACTCCGATGGCCCGCTCGATTTGCGGTTTGACGACACGGAGGGAGATACCGCCGCTGACCTGGTGAATCTGTTGTCGGAGAAGGACCTGGCCGACGTCATTTATCAGAACGGCGAAGAGCGATTGAGCCGCCGGATCGCCAAGAAGATCTGTCTGCGGCGGAAGGAAAAGCCGTTTCTGCTAGCAAACGATTTGGCCGAGTTGTGTGCTAGCTGCTATCCGGCTCGTGGGGCGAAAGAACGGATCCATCCGGCGACGCGCACGTTTCAAGCGCTGCGCATTGCCGTGAACCGAGAGCTCAGTTCGCTTGAAAGCATTCTGAAGACGGCGCCCGATTTCGTCCGCGTAGGCGGCAAAATCGCCATCATCAGCTTCCACTCCCTGGAAGATCGGCGAGTAAAAGAAGCGTTTCGCGAAGATCCACGCCTCGAACCGGTGACCAAGAAGCCGATAATCCCTAGTGAGGAGGAGATTTTACGGAACCCTCGCAGTCGCAGCGCCAAGTTGAGAGTGGCGCGGCGTACGTAG
- a CDS encoding LysM peptidoglycan-binding domain-containing protein, with protein MRREARIGFAIVGCLAAILMYAAVKRMWLLAQVARDDSPAPTIPVASISAKSALEPVITLPEQPTSTAVYQEPSVADADPNKSAVPFPSRFAIPMNGNEEAEQVAAAATEHPPADELPKSPVAVDTTPIEAAPPLGRFSSRFSAAPVAEPALPAPAQETETPQPEAMASLAADSVAAIKSRFSTTPAPAPKATEEKSNANNPMPIMSSAGSLLGSLASRLASNMTSSQSAEPETTESLAPTVTLPSQPTAAPQPTAVAEAPQPETGSQASLRIVGEKPSEPQPETPPEAKLIKPAPIVEAQPLPSRPVVTAAPRDMPTTTRPTWQAGETKIEPVATPVATTPQPQPRLNRAFASTAASASIPTTNYVPAQNASSTKVVTTDDAMPHRLPPTIEVSSDTDKGVTKEADPAWVQQMIQSGSFIPGQRFVPTQTPQPLPIGQQSAQPLANPAQPPATAITPTQTQPTTYVVQPGDDLATIARRTLGDAARWGELFRLNRNVIGDYPDQMKPGMTLRLPQ; from the coding sequence GTGCGCAGGGAAGCTCGAATTGGATTTGCGATCGTCGGCTGTCTGGCCGCGATCCTCATGTACGCTGCCGTCAAGCGTATGTGGCTTCTTGCGCAGGTCGCCCGCGACGACTCGCCGGCGCCAACCATTCCTGTCGCTTCCATCTCCGCCAAGAGCGCCCTAGAGCCGGTCATTACTCTCCCCGAACAGCCGACCTCGACCGCCGTCTATCAAGAGCCAAGCGTCGCAGACGCCGACCCCAATAAATCAGCCGTTCCATTCCCGTCGCGGTTCGCCATTCCGATGAACGGAAACGAAGAGGCGGAACAAGTCGCCGCGGCTGCCACGGAACATCCGCCAGCGGACGAACTACCAAAGTCGCCGGTCGCCGTCGATACGACGCCGATCGAAGCCGCTCCTCCGCTCGGACGATTCTCGAGTCGCTTCTCCGCTGCACCTGTAGCGGAGCCTGCATTGCCTGCTCCGGCGCAAGAAACGGAGACGCCGCAGCCAGAAGCGATGGCGTCGCTCGCCGCCGATTCGGTCGCCGCGATCAAGTCTCGCTTCTCGACCACTCCCGCGCCGGCGCCGAAAGCTACAGAAGAGAAATCGAACGCCAACAACCCGATGCCGATCATGTCGAGCGCCGGATCGCTCTTGGGTTCGCTCGCGTCGCGACTGGCCAGCAACATGACGTCGTCGCAGTCGGCGGAGCCGGAAACGACGGAATCGCTCGCGCCGACCGTTACGTTGCCGTCGCAGCCAACGGCCGCGCCGCAGCCGACCGCCGTCGCCGAAGCGCCGCAGCCAGAAACAGGCTCGCAGGCTTCGCTCCGCATCGTCGGCGAAAAGCCGAGCGAGCCGCAGCCGGAAACGCCGCCGGAAGCGAAGCTGATCAAGCCGGCGCCGATCGTCGAAGCGCAGCCGCTTCCTTCACGCCCGGTCGTCACCGCTGCGCCGCGCGACATGCCGACGACGACTCGGCCAACCTGGCAGGCCGGCGAAACGAAGATCGAACCAGTCGCCACCCCGGTCGCGACGACGCCGCAGCCGCAACCGCGACTGAATCGCGCGTTCGCATCGACCGCCGCGTCCGCGTCGATTCCGACAACGAACTACGTGCCGGCGCAAAACGCCAGCTCGACGAAGGTGGTCACGACCGACGACGCGATGCCGCACCGCTTGCCGCCGACGATCGAAGTTTCGAGCGACACTGACAAAGGCGTTACCAAAGAAGCTGACCCGGCATGGGTTCAGCAGATGATCCAAAGCGGCAGTTTTATTCCTGGCCAGCGATTCGTCCCGACGCAGACGCCGCAGCCGCTGCCGATCGGTCAGCAATCGGCGCAGCCACTCGCCAATCCTGCCCAGCCGCCGGCCACCGCGATTACGCCGACGCAAACGCAACCGACGACCTACGTCGTCCAGCCAGGGGACGACTTGGCGACGATCGCTCGTCGCACCTTAGGCGACGCCGCACGCTGGGGCGAACTGTTTCGCTTGAACCGCAATGTGATCGGCGATTATCCCGATCAGATGAAGCCGGGGATGACGTTGCGGTTGCCGCAGTAA
- a CDS encoding DUF1571 domain-containing protein, whose amino-acid sequence MAEPTLSRRRLLLAAPALTLGAASLLRGEEGRSNMKEPVYRVSNNPNATQQVAAQHPLTPAVELAKRALDRIDQSVRDYECTLVKREQISGKVLDPEYMYTKIRNEQVDGNGSVVTPFSVYMRFVAPANIKGREVVYVKGHNNGNLIAHEGGNLLKLVTVPLDPNGMLAMRNNRYPITEIGIRNLIVRLIEVAEEDMRYGECEVKFYQGAKINDRVCTAIEVIHPTPRSNFRFHKAHIFIDDELQLPIRYAAWDWPKKAGDQPMLFEEYTYSNLKLNNGFTDTDFDTKNPNYAF is encoded by the coding sequence ATGGCCGAGCCTACTCTATCGCGACGCCGACTACTGTTGGCCGCCCCGGCGCTGACGCTGGGCGCCGCCTCTTTGCTTCGTGGCGAAGAAGGCCGCAGCAACATGAAGGAACCGGTTTACCGCGTTTCCAACAACCCCAACGCGACTCAACAGGTCGCCGCCCAGCATCCGCTGACCCCGGCGGTCGAATTGGCCAAGCGAGCCCTCGACCGGATCGATCAATCGGTCCGCGACTACGAATGCACGCTGGTCAAGCGCGAACAGATCAGCGGCAAAGTGCTCGATCCCGAGTACATGTACACCAAGATCCGCAACGAACAGGTCGACGGCAATGGCTCCGTCGTCACGCCGTTCAGCGTTTACATGCGATTCGTCGCACCGGCCAACATCAAGGGCCGTGAAGTGGTCTACGTCAAAGGTCACAACAACGGCAACCTGATCGCGCACGAAGGGGGCAACCTCTTGAAGTTGGTCACGGTTCCGCTCGATCCGAACGGCATGCTCGCGATGCGGAACAACCGCTATCCGATCACCGAGATCGGCATCCGCAACCTGATCGTCCGCTTGATCGAAGTGGCCGAAGAAGACATGCGTTACGGCGAATGCGAAGTGAAGTTCTACCAGGGCGCCAAGATCAACGATCGGGTCTGCACCGCGATCGAAGTGATCCACCCGACCCCGCGATCGAACTTCCGCTTCCACAAAGCCCACATCTTTATCGACGACGAACTGCAACTGCCGATTCGCTACGCCGCTTGGGATTGGCCCAAAAAGGCCGGCGATCAGCCGATGCTGTTTGAAGAATACACCTACAGCAACCTGAAGCTGAACAACGGCTTCACCGACACCGACTTCGACACGAAGAACCCGAACTACGCGTTCTAG
- a CDS encoding MBL fold metallo-hydrolase, with product MLEIDAVISMPFDENTYIVRNEGASDCLVVDPGLEPGKILDFLKQHQLTPVAILNTHGHSDHIGGNAALKRTYPDAPLIIGRGDAEKLTDPQKNLSAAFGVALISPPADQLVDEGDVLDLAGIKLEVREAPGHSVGHVVFIIHDAKAILGGDVLFAGSIGRTDFFDGDFGALRDAIHDKLFTLPGDFVVYPGHGPETTIAEEIAENPFVGKPAGYRG from the coding sequence GTGTTAGAAATCGACGCTGTCATCAGTATGCCCTTTGACGAGAACACTTACATCGTCCGCAACGAGGGCGCAAGCGACTGTCTGGTGGTCGATCCAGGCTTGGAGCCGGGCAAGATTCTCGACTTTTTGAAGCAGCATCAGCTGACGCCGGTCGCGATTCTGAATACGCACGGCCACAGCGATCACATCGGCGGAAATGCCGCTCTCAAAAGGACTTACCCCGACGCGCCCCTGATTATTGGCCGCGGCGACGCCGAAAAACTGACCGATCCGCAGAAGAATCTCTCGGCCGCGTTCGGCGTGGCGCTGATCAGCCCCCCGGCCGATCAGCTGGTCGACGAAGGGGACGTCCTTGACCTGGCCGGGATCAAGCTGGAAGTTCGCGAAGCTCCTGGCCACTCCGTTGGACACGTCGTATTCATCATCCATGATGCGAAAGCGATTTTAGGGGGGGACGTCCTTTTTGCCGGCAGCATCGGGCGAACCGACTTCTTCGACGGCGACTTCGGCGCCCTCCGTGATGCGATCCACGACAAACTATTTACCTTGCCGGGGGATTTCGTCGTCTATCCCGGACATGGGCCGGAAACGACCATCGCCGAAGAAATCGCCGAGAACCCGTTTGTCGGCAAGCCGGCGGGGTATCGAGGTTAA
- a CDS encoding ATP-binding protein, translated as MPSLFVIQGNDQGRRFELNDAVVTIGRDRTNTIQLHDTEISRRHAEIRMDGPRYELVDLESSNGCYINNEMITRSYLTSGDRVQLGRTLMIFTHAETASEVREAQRDPLVRQDMVSDGSRIIRTVHHSEGSQIFMLPSAGGATGEWFNAARANLQLMYHTALAVSRTLDIDQLLDYIMGLVFDWIDADRGCVMLLDEESLHFTPKARRFRPGRKGADEAIVISRTILDFVLEKREGVLTTNASDDDRWDPAGSIITQGVREAICVPMQGRYGIVGAIYLDTFTAPGDVAMQKKRRFNDDHLKLMVAVAHQAALAVEDTNYYSAVVQSERLAAVGQAVAAISHHVKNILQGIRGGSYLVEEGIKGADVGLIEKGWGIVERNQERISTLVMDMLSYSKEREPDLSAANINDTVGDVVELMQARAAEFGVELHYSPLPQDIQLMFDVEGLHRAVLNVVSNAIDATQSVDGAKVDVSVSLDEQAQRLNIDVVDNGCGIPPEKMEAIFTAFESSKGNRGTGLGLPVSQKILREHGGDIVVESQPGAGSRFTLYFPAHVAVATPPPILDRPTQLE; from the coding sequence GTGCCGTCCCTATTCGTCATTCAGGGCAACGATCAAGGAAGACGTTTCGAGCTGAACGACGCGGTCGTCACGATCGGTCGTGACCGGACCAATACGATCCAACTGCATGATACCGAGATTTCGCGGCGTCATGCGGAAATTCGTATGGATGGCCCGCGGTACGAACTGGTCGACCTCGAAAGCTCAAACGGCTGCTACATCAACAACGAAATGATCACCCGCAGTTATCTGACCAGCGGCGATCGGGTCCAACTCGGACGGACGTTGATGATCTTCACCCATGCCGAGACCGCGAGCGAAGTTCGTGAGGCGCAGCGCGACCCGCTGGTTCGGCAAGATATGGTCAGCGACGGCTCGCGGATCATTCGGACCGTCCATCACAGCGAGGGAAGCCAGATTTTTATGCTTCCCAGCGCCGGAGGAGCGACCGGAGAGTGGTTCAACGCCGCACGAGCCAACCTCCAGTTGATGTATCACACGGCCCTCGCCGTCAGCCGCACGCTCGATATCGATCAACTGCTCGACTACATCATGGGGTTGGTCTTCGACTGGATCGACGCCGACCGTGGCTGCGTGATGCTGCTCGACGAAGAATCGCTGCACTTCACGCCGAAAGCCCGCCGCTTCCGCCCTGGCCGCAAAGGCGCCGACGAGGCGATCGTGATCAGCCGGACGATCCTCGACTTCGTCCTCGAAAAGCGCGAAGGGGTGCTGACGACCAACGCCAGCGACGATGACCGCTGGGACCCGGCCGGCAGCATCATCACGCAGGGAGTTCGCGAGGCGATTTGCGTCCCAATGCAGGGACGCTACGGCATCGTCGGCGCGATTTACCTCGATACGTTCACGGCGCCTGGCGACGTCGCGATGCAGAAAAAGCGACGTTTCAATGACGATCACCTGAAGCTGATGGTCGCGGTCGCCCATCAGGCGGCCCTCGCCGTCGAAGACACCAATTACTACTCCGCGGTCGTTCAGTCCGAGCGACTCGCCGCCGTCGGTCAGGCGGTCGCCGCGATTTCGCACCATGTGAAGAACATCCTGCAAGGGATCCGGGGCGGCAGCTACCTGGTCGAAGAAGGGATCAAAGGCGCCGACGTCGGCTTGATCGAAAAAGGTTGGGGAATCGTCGAGCGAAACCAGGAGCGGATCTCGACCCTGGTGATGGACATGCTCTCTTACAGCAAAGAGCGTGAGCCGGATCTCTCGGCCGCCAACATCAACGATACCGTGGGGGACGTCGTCGAACTGATGCAGGCCCGCGCGGCCGAATTCGGCGTCGAGCTCCACTATTCGCCCCTTCCTCAAGACATTCAGCTGATGTTCGACGTCGAGGGGCTTCACCGCGCCGTACTGAACGTCGTCTCCAACGCGATCGATGCGACGCAATCGGTCGATGGCGCCAAGGTCGACGTTTCGGTCTCGCTCGACGAACAGGCGCAGCGGCTGAATATCGATGTCGTCGACAACGGCTGCGGCATTCCTCCGGAGAAGATGGAAGCGATCTTCACCGCGTTCGAGTCGTCCAAGGGAAACCGCGGAACGGGGCTTGGCCTGCCGGTCAGCCAAAAGATCCTCCGCGAACATGGCGGGGACATCGTCGTCGAAAGCCAACCCGGAGCCGGCAGCCGCTTTACGCTCTACTTCCCCGCGCACGTCGCCGTGGCGACGCCGCCGCCGATACTGGATCGCCCCACGCAACTCGAATAA
- a CDS encoding M20/M25/M40 family metallo-hydrolase gives MRIKNTLLAALVACPVLVSPLMAENEAAIKAAESRIRDHVGFLASDELEGRGVGTTGLNKASQFMAGQLTALGLDMTAVGGKPFQTFEVVTEAKLGPDDKNTLKLVGPEAKEAAPLELGKQFNPLAAGGSGKFDLPIVFVGYGITAPDLMYDDYADIDVKGKAVLMLRKEPQGDPHNPHSPFGGPHPSRHATFSRKISNAYQQGAAAVIMVNNLDEIETRVEDQQNVWNTAVADMAKVQAEYDALADDAPEEKKIELRDKLTDLAKTISESGAKLKEGTDEVLPFMGAGSDESHPNLPVYFALRSAIDPVVKKALNNSLADLEAKINEAKKPHSAVLADWKAVGETDVIREKAEISNVIGVLHGEGPLADEIILIGAHYDHIGYGGEGSLAPWTHEIHNGADDNASGAVALLETARKIVGRDGKPKRTIVFIGFTGEERGLLGSAYYVKHPVFDLEKTVAMLNMDMVGRLTDDKLIISGSGTAKEFESLIDKLNEEYKFAVTKDPGGFGPSDHASFYAKEIPVMHFFTGTHDDYHRPSDDVEKLDIAGIRRIASMLADAAIAVDAMPAPPEYVAIAPESTERRTGSRPYFGSIPDFSVVGQGYALQGVSPDSPAAKAGMKAGDIIVKLGDNKIAGLEDFDGALRGYKAGDKAKVTIMRSGMEITLTVTLAAPR, from the coding sequence ATGCGAATCAAAAATACGCTGCTGGCCGCGTTGGTCGCTTGCCCGGTCTTGGTTTCCCCTCTGATGGCGGAGAACGAGGCGGCCATCAAAGCTGCCGAGTCGCGGATTCGGGATCACGTCGGCTTTTTGGCCTCCGACGAGCTGGAAGGGCGGGGCGTTGGCACCACCGGGCTGAATAAAGCGTCGCAATTCATGGCCGGTCAGCTGACGGCTCTTGGGCTCGACATGACCGCCGTCGGCGGCAAGCCGTTCCAAACGTTTGAGGTCGTTACCGAAGCGAAGCTTGGCCCCGACGACAAGAACACGCTGAAACTGGTTGGCCCCGAAGCGAAAGAAGCGGCGCCGCTGGAGCTGGGAAAGCAGTTTAATCCGCTCGCCGCCGGCGGGAGCGGCAAGTTTGATCTCCCGATCGTCTTCGTCGGCTACGGCATCACCGCGCCTGACTTGATGTATGACGACTACGCCGACATCGACGTTAAGGGAAAAGCGGTTCTGATGTTGCGAAAAGAGCCGCAAGGAGATCCCCACAATCCCCATAGCCCGTTCGGCGGTCCTCATCCGTCGCGGCATGCGACCTTCAGCCGCAAGATCTCGAACGCCTATCAACAAGGCGCCGCCGCTGTGATCATGGTCAATAATCTCGACGAGATCGAAACTCGCGTCGAAGATCAGCAAAACGTCTGGAACACCGCGGTCGCCGATATGGCCAAAGTGCAGGCCGAATATGACGCGCTCGCCGACGATGCGCCGGAAGAGAAAAAGATCGAACTGCGCGACAAGCTGACCGACCTGGCGAAAACGATCTCCGAAAGCGGCGCCAAGCTGAAAGAAGGAACCGACGAGGTTCTGCCGTTCATGGGCGCCGGCAGCGACGAGAGTCACCCGAACTTGCCGGTTTACTTCGCGCTGCGAAGTGCGATCGATCCGGTGGTGAAGAAGGCCCTCAACAATTCGCTGGCCGACTTGGAAGCGAAAATCAACGAAGCGAAAAAGCCGCACAGCGCCGTGCTGGCCGACTGGAAGGCGGTGGGCGAGACCGACGTCATTCGTGAAAAAGCGGAGATCAGCAACGTCATCGGCGTTCTGCATGGCGAAGGTCCGCTGGCGGACGAGATCATCCTGATCGGCGCTCACTACGATCACATCGGATACGGCGGCGAAGGCAGCCTGGCGCCTTGGACGCATGAGATTCATAACGGCGCCGACGACAACGCATCGGGCGCCGTCGCTCTGTTGGAAACGGCTCGCAAGATCGTCGGCCGCGACGGGAAGCCGAAGCGGACGATCGTCTTTATTGGGTTCACCGGCGAAGAACGCGGTCTCCTCGGCAGCGCCTATTATGTGAAGCATCCGGTGTTTGATCTCGAAAAGACGGTCGCGATGCTCAACATGGATATGGTTGGGCGTTTGACCGACGACAAGCTGATCATCAGCGGCAGCGGCACGGCGAAAGAGTTTGAGTCGCTCATCGATAAGCTGAACGAAGAGTACAAGTTCGCCGTCACCAAAGATCCCGGCGGTTTCGGTCCCAGCGATCACGCTTCGTTCTATGCGAAGGAGATCCCGGTGATGCACTTCTTTACTGGTACGCATGACGACTATCACCGCCCCAGCGACGACGTCGAGAAGCTTGATATCGCCGGCATTCGTCGCATCGCCAGCATGCTGGCGGACGCTGCGATAGCGGTGGATGCAATGCCGGCGCCGCCGGAATACGTCGCGATCGCGCCGGAATCGACCGAACGACGCACCGGATCGCGTCCTTACTTTGGCAGCATTCCCGACTTTAGCGTGGTTGGCCAAGGTTATGCGCTCCAAGGCGTTTCGCCGGACAGTCCCGCCGCAAAAGCGGGCATGAAAGCGGGCGATATCATCGTCAAACTAGGGGATAACAAGATCGCAGGTCTCGAAGACTTCGACGGCGCTCTGCGCGGCTACAAAGCAGGCGACAAAGCGAAGGTGACGATTATGCGGTCTGGAATGGAAATTACGCTTACGGTAACCTTAGCTGCGCCCCGATAA
- a CDS encoding OmpH family outer membrane protein: MKRLFSLTAILVSAIFVNFLAEAANAQQGTNVAVIDIPMVFKGHALFKRQMEDFKVEVEAAEKSIGAERDRITKLIQELSQQYKPGSPDYKVKEEEIARQQSELQVKMTLQKKDFMEKEARIYFNVYDQVKRTVASFAERNNIALVLRYNSTEIEADNRQSVLEGINRPVIYQNRIDITQDVLSMLNAGVPPQTQTARPQSGLIPR, from the coding sequence GTGAAGCGACTGTTTTCTTTGACCGCGATTTTGGTTTCCGCGATTTTCGTTAACTTTCTCGCGGAAGCGGCGAACGCCCAACAGGGCACCAATGTCGCCGTCATCGACATCCCCATGGTCTTCAAGGGGCATGCCCTCTTCAAGCGACAGATGGAAGACTTCAAGGTCGAAGTCGAAGCTGCTGAAAAGTCGATCGGCGCCGAACGCGACCGCATCACCAAGCTGATCCAGGAACTGAGCCAGCAGTACAAGCCGGGCTCGCCCGACTACAAAGTCAAAGAAGAGGAAATCGCTCGTCAGCAGTCGGAACTGCAAGTGAAAATGACGTTGCAGAAGAAGGACTTCATGGAAAAGGAAGCCCGCATCTACTTCAACGTTTATGACCAGGTCAAACGGACCGTCGCCTCGTTCGCCGAACGTAACAACATCGCGCTGGTCTTGCGTTACAACAGCACCGAAATCGAAGCTGACAACCGTCAGTCGGTTCTCGAAGGAATCAATCGCCCGGTTATCTATCAAAACCGGATCGACATCACCCAGGACGTCCTGTCGATGTTGAACGCCGGCGTTCCGCCGCAAACCCAAACGGCTCGCCCGCAAAGCGGCCTGATTCCTCGCTAG